The Haloimpatiens massiliensis genome contains a region encoding:
- a CDS encoding MarR family winged helix-turn-helix transcriptional regulator encodes MKEAYNILNELLVETFNDILEIEQKALKEGAFSELSITEIHTIEAIGMYERKTMTEVAKTLDITVGTLTTAINNLVKKGYVERKRDEMDRRVVKIELTRKGKLAYRVHEKFHSDMVKATIEGLTKEEEGILIKSLDKLNNFFKEKYHLHK; translated from the coding sequence ATGAAAGAAGCATACAACATTTTAAATGAACTTTTAGTAGAAACTTTTAACGATATATTGGAAATAGAGCAAAAGGCATTAAAAGAAGGGGCATTTAGTGAATTATCTATTACAGAAATACACACTATAGAAGCTATAGGAATGTATGAAAGGAAAACTATGACAGAAGTAGCTAAAACATTGGATATAACAGTAGGAACTCTTACTACAGCTATAAATAATCTAGTTAAAAAAGGTTATGTAGAAAGAAAAAGAGATGAAATGGACAGAAGAGTGGTAAAGATAGAACTAACAAGAAAAGGTAAATTAGCCTACAGAGTCCACGAAAAATTTCATTCTGATATGGTTAAAGCTACTATAGAGGGATTGACAAAAGAAGAAGAGGGTATACTAATAAAATCTTTGGATAAATTAAATAATTTCTTTAAAGAAAAATATCATCTTCATAAGTAG
- a CDS encoding hotdog domain-containing protein — translation MKALIRMRMSSHDAHYGGNLVDGARMLQLFGDVATELLIRHDGDEGLFRAYDSVEFLAPVYAGDYIEAEGEIVSEGNTSRKMVFEARKVIIPRTDLNDSAAEVLEKPIVVCKASGTCVVPKEKQRK, via the coding sequence ATGAAAGCTTTAATAAGAATGAGAATGAGCAGTCATGACGCTCATTATGGTGGAAATCTAGTAGATGGGGCAAGAATGCTACAGCTTTTCGGAGATGTGGCTACAGAACTATTAATAAGACATGATGGAGATGAAGGGTTATTTAGAGCTTACGACAGTGTAGAGTTTCTAGCACCAGTTTATGCAGGAGATTATATAGAGGCAGAGGGAGAAATAGTAAGCGAAGGAAACACATCAAGGAAAATGGTTTTTGAAGCAAGAAAGGTTATAATACCAAGAACAGACTTAAATGATTCAGCAGCAGAGGTTTTAGAGAAACCGATAGTTGTATGTAAAGCCAGTGGAACTTGCGTAGTTCCAAAAGAAAAACAGAGAAAGTAA
- the ablA gene encoding lysine 2,3-aminomutase: MKVNRRQELFPNVSDQEWYDWKWQVKNRIEDVEELKKYIPLTAEEEEGVRTCTNTLRMAITPYYLSLIDINDPFDPIRKEAIPTALEVHKSEADLLDPLHEDTDSPVPGITHRYPDRVLFLITDQCSMYCRHCTRRRFAGHNDKSLPMEQIDKAIEYIANTPSVRDVLLSGGDALLVSDDVLEYIIKKLRAIPHVEIVRIGSRAPVVLPMRITDDLVNMLKKYHPVWLNTHFNHPNEITEDSKRACAKLADAGVPLGNQSVLLKGVNDCVHVMRELVHELVKIRVRPYYIYQCDLSMGLEHFRTSVAKGIEIMEGLRGHTSGFCVPTFVVDAPGGGGKIPVMPNYVVSQGENRVILRNFEGVITTYKEPKNYHSECHCQVCEKKRKDKLIGVVSLIKDEKMSLEPVGLERNLRGRHNED, encoded by the coding sequence TTGAAGGTAAATCGAAGGCAGGAATTATTTCCGAATGTAAGTGACCAGGAATGGTATGACTGGAAGTGGCAAGTTAAGAATAGAATAGAAGACGTTGAGGAACTTAAGAAATATATACCTCTTACTGCAGAAGAAGAGGAAGGAGTAAGAACTTGTACAAACACTTTAAGAATGGCAATAACTCCATATTACCTATCCTTAATTGACATTAATGATCCTTTTGACCCTATAAGAAAAGAAGCAATTCCAACAGCTTTAGAAGTGCATAAATCAGAGGCTGATTTACTTGACCCGTTACATGAAGACACAGATTCACCAGTGCCTGGTATAACACATAGATATCCAGACAGAGTACTTTTTTTAATAACTGACCAATGTTCTATGTATTGTAGACATTGTACAAGAAGAAGATTTGCAGGGCATAATGATAAATCTCTTCCAATGGAGCAAATAGATAAAGCTATAGAATATATAGCCAATACACCTTCTGTAAGAGATGTTTTATTATCCGGTGGAGATGCTCTTTTAGTTTCTGATGATGTTTTGGAATACATAATAAAGAAATTAAGAGCAATACCTCACGTGGAAATAGTAAGAATAGGTTCAAGAGCACCTGTAGTTCTTCCTATGAGGATTACAGACGATCTTGTAAATATGCTTAAAAAATATCATCCGGTTTGGTTAAATACTCATTTTAACCATCCAAATGAAATAACAGAGGATTCAAAAAGAGCTTGTGCAAAACTTGCAGATGCAGGGGTGCCTCTTGGAAATCAATCAGTTCTATTAAAAGGCGTAAACGATTGCGTGCATGTAATGAGAGAGCTAGTTCATGAACTGGTAAAAATAAGAGTAAGACCTTACTATATTTATCAATGTGACTTATCCATGGGTCTTGAACATTTTAGGACTTCAGTGGCTAAGGGCATAGAGATAATGGAAGGTTTAAGAGGACATACATCAGGCTTCTGCGTTCCTACTTTTGTAGTAGATGCTCCTGGTGGTGGTGGTAAGATACCTGTAATGCCAAACTATGTAGTATCTCAAGGAGAAAATAGAGTTATCCTTAGAAATTTTGAAGGTGTTATAACCACTTACAAGGAACCGAAAAATTATCATTCAGAATGTCATTGTCAAGTATGCGAGAAAAAGAGAAAAGATAAACTAATAGGAGTTGTTTCACTTATAAAAGATGAAAAAATGTCATTGGAACCTGTAGGACTTGAGAGAAATTTAAGAGGTAGGCATAATGAAGATTAG
- a CDS encoding small, acid-soluble spore protein, alpha/beta type yields the protein MKGGMLQVLCLASSVTKFMAHKNNKNNKDNKKVNPKTKSEMRDMEVEMSKEIGANGESKKLGKKESANEKRMRKK from the coding sequence ATGAAGGGAGGAATGTTACAGGTACTCTGCTTGGCATCATCTGTAACAAAATTCATGGCACATAAAAACAATAAAAATAATAAGGATAACAAGAAGGTAAATCCAAAAACAAAGTCAGAAATGAGAGACATGGAAGTTGAAATGTCAAAGGAAATAGGTGCAAATGGTGAATCAAAAAAATTAGGTAAAAAAGAAAGCGCTAATGAAAAAAGAATGAGAAAAAAATAA
- a CDS encoding lysine 5,6-aminomutase subunit alpha — translation MESKLNLDWEVVNKARECARNIAKDTQNFIDRHTTVAVERTVCRLLGIDGVDELNVPLPNVVVDNIKKGNGLSLGAANFIGNAMVETKLTPQEIAEKVSKGELDLTKLPMNDEFEIKMAVISEAKKYVKKIKENRNKREAKLEEFGDKQGPYLYLIVATGNIHEDITQAVAAARQGADVIAVIRTTGQSLLDYVPYGETTEGFGGTVATQENFRLMRKALDEVGEELHRYIRLCNYCSGLCMPEIAAMGALERLDVMLNDALYGILFRDINMKRTLVDQFFSRAINGYAGVIINTGEDNYLTTSDAVEEAHTVLASQLINEQFALMAGLPEEQQGLGHAFEMDPELENGFLYELAQAQMAREIFPKAPLKYMPPTKFMTGDIFKGQVQDALFNMVTIMTGQKIHLLGMLTEAIHTPFMSDRALSIENARYIFSNMKDFGSEITFKDGGIIQKRADEVLNNAYNLLRDIEKEGLFTTIEKGKFANIKRPVDGGKGREGVMEKDSKYFNPFIDLMLGGEK, via the coding sequence ATGGAAAGTAAATTAAATTTAGACTGGGAAGTTGTAAATAAAGCTAGAGAATGTGCTAGAAACATAGCTAAGGATACTCAAAATTTTATAGATAGGCATACAACAGTAGCTGTAGAGAGAACTGTATGCAGGCTTTTAGGAATAGATGGAGTAGATGAATTAAATGTTCCACTTCCAAATGTAGTAGTAGATAATATTAAAAAAGGAAATGGACTTTCACTAGGAGCAGCTAACTTTATAGGAAATGCTATGGTTGAAACAAAATTGACACCTCAAGAGATAGCTGAGAAGGTGTCTAAAGGAGAATTAGATTTAACTAAACTTCCTATGAATGATGAATTTGAAATAAAAATGGCAGTAATTTCCGAAGCAAAAAAGTACGTAAAGAAAATAAAAGAAAACAGAAATAAAAGGGAAGCAAAGCTTGAAGAATTCGGTGATAAACAAGGACCTTATTTATATTTAATAGTTGCTACAGGTAATATACATGAAGATATAACGCAAGCAGTGGCTGCAGCAAGACAAGGTGCAGATGTAATTGCTGTTATAAGAACTACAGGTCAAAGTCTTCTTGACTATGTACCATATGGTGAAACCACTGAAGGATTTGGCGGAACTGTAGCTACTCAAGAAAATTTTAGACTTATGAGAAAAGCTTTGGATGAAGTGGGAGAAGAACTTCATAGATATATAAGGCTTTGTAATTACTGTTCAGGACTTTGTATGCCAGAAATAGCAGCTATGGGAGCTCTTGAAAGACTTGATGTAATGCTTAATGATGCTTTATACGGGATTTTGTTTAGAGATATAAATATGAAGAGAACTTTAGTAGATCAATTTTTCTCAAGAGCTATAAATGGGTATGCAGGGGTAATTATAAACACAGGAGAAGATAACTACTTAACTACTTCAGATGCAGTAGAGGAAGCTCACACAGTGTTAGCTTCTCAATTAATAAATGAGCAATTTGCTTTAATGGCTGGATTGCCAGAAGAACAACAAGGATTAGGTCATGCCTTTGAAATGGATCCAGAATTAGAAAATGGATTTTTATATGAATTAGCTCAAGCGCAAATGGCAAGAGAAATATTCCCTAAGGCACCTTTAAAGTACATGCCTCCAACTAAATTTATGACAGGGGATATATTTAAAGGTCAGGTACAGGATGCATTATTTAATATGGTAACTATAATGACAGGACAAAAGATTCATTTACTTGGAATGTTAACAGAGGCAATTCATACTCCATTTATGTCTGATAGAGCTCTATCTATTGAAAATGCAAGATATATATTCAGTAACATGAAGGACTTTGGAAGTGAAATCACCTTTAAGGACGGGGGAATAATTCAAAAAAGAGCAGATGAGGTTTTAAATAATGCATATAATCTTTTGAGGGATATAGAAAAAGAGGGATTATTTACAACCATAGAAAAAGGTAAATTTGCAAACATAAAGAGACCTGTAGATGGGGGAAAAGGTCGTGAAGGTGTTATGGAGAAAGATTCCAAGTACTTTAATCCATTTATTGACCTAATGCTTGGAGGTGAAAAGTAA
- a CDS encoding MutS-related protein, whose product MRFLDENQKTQVGFEFIMDELNVMTCYGRDEKKNLRPFLRKDKEKLIHELNNLQKIANSLQEYEVEYGKIECAFCKVKDIRSSIKRCNELNPLDDVELFEMKGFCSLVNEIIDAMDNLHLDIPELYLEGLDEAFKLLDPENKKMPTFYIYDGYSYNLKKIREKKRTLEERILIEMDEEKIKTLKEERLNYVVLEDKEEFRIRKELTKKLSSYTERLDKDIRIIGELDLLMAKGKLSIKYGGIKPCICDDMRICLKNAVNPQIKELLEKKDKEFTPISVDLKEGVSIITGANMGGKSVTLKTTVLNVFLANMGFFVFCEEAIIPNIDFIGFISDDMQSISKGLSTFGAEIIKLNSVMECAKRWQGFIVLDEFARGTNPKEGCYLVKALCRYLNKFNSVTLISTHYDGVVEKGMVHYQVIGLKNVNFEILKRKIDLNKGASVEIIQEHMDYRLEKVSRKNKVPKDALNIATLLGIEEGIVDIIKEFYKKGDDYGK is encoded by the coding sequence ATGAGATTTTTAGATGAAAATCAAAAGACTCAAGTTGGATTTGAATTTATAATGGATGAGCTAAATGTAATGACTTGTTACGGAAGAGATGAAAAGAAAAATTTAAGGCCTTTCCTTAGAAAAGATAAAGAAAAGCTTATACATGAGCTGAATAATTTACAGAAAATAGCTAATAGCTTACAGGAATATGAGGTGGAGTACGGAAAAATTGAATGTGCCTTTTGTAAAGTAAAGGACATAAGAAGTTCTATAAAGAGATGTAATGAGCTAAATCCATTAGATGATGTGGAGCTTTTTGAAATGAAAGGTTTCTGTAGCTTAGTTAATGAAATTATAGATGCTATGGATAATTTACATTTAGATATACCTGAGCTTTATTTAGAAGGGCTAGATGAGGCTTTTAAATTATTGGATCCGGAAAATAAAAAAATGCCTACTTTTTATATTTATGATGGGTATTCTTATAATCTAAAAAAAATAAGAGAAAAGAAAAGGACTTTAGAAGAGCGGATATTAATAGAGATGGACGAAGAAAAGATAAAAACATTGAAAGAGGAACGTCTAAATTACGTAGTTTTAGAGGATAAGGAAGAATTTAGAATAAGAAAAGAATTAACAAAAAAATTGTCTTCATATACAGAAAGATTGGATAAGGATATCCGTATTATTGGGGAACTAGATTTATTGATGGCTAAGGGGAAACTATCAATAAAATATGGAGGAATAAAACCATGTATATGTGATGATATGAGAATATGCTTAAAAAATGCAGTAAACCCTCAAATAAAGGAATTACTAGAAAAGAAAGATAAGGAGTTTACCCCTATAAGTGTGGACTTAAAAGAAGGAGTATCTATCATAACAGGAGCAAATATGGGGGGGAAAAGTGTAACATTGAAAACAACGGTTTTGAATGTTTTTTTAGCCAATATGGGTTTTTTTGTGTTTTGTGAAGAGGCTATTATTCCAAATATTGACTTTATAGGATTTATATCAGATGATATGCAGTCTATATCTAAAGGATTAAGTACTTTTGGTGCTGAGATAATTAAACTTAATTCTGTTATGGAATGTGCTAAGAGATGGCAAGGATTTATTGTTTTAGATGAATTTGCAAGGGGCACAAATCCTAAGGAAGGATGTTATCTTGTAAAAGCGCTATGCAGATATTTAAACAAATTTAACTCAGTAACATTAATATCGACTCACTATGATGGGGTAGTTGAAAAGGGGATGGTTCACTACCAAGTTATAGGACTTAAAAATGTGAATTTTGAAATTTTGAAAAGAAAAATAGATTTAAATAAAGGGGCATCAGTAGAAATAATCCAAGAGCATATGGATTACAGGTTGGAGAAGGTATCTAGGAAAAATAAAGTGCCTAAGGACGCTTTAAATATAGCTACGCTTCTTGGAATTGAAGAGGGTATAGTGGACATCATAAAAGAATTTTATAAAAAGGGGGATGACTATGGAAAGTAA
- a CDS encoding L-erythro-3,5-diaminohexanoate dehydrogenase, producing the protein MKKGCKYGSHRVLEPQGVLTQAAYKIDNNMEIYSNEILVDVQSLNIDSASFTQIEEEAGGNIEKIKAKIMEIVGERGKQQNPVTGSGGMFIGTVAKIGEDLKDRDLKVGDKIASLVSLSLTPLKIQEILDVKPEIDRVDIKGQAILFESGIYAKLPSDMSENLALAALDVAGAPAQTAKLVKPGDSVLVLGAAGKSGMLCCYEAKKRVGPTGNVIALVRKQQQADNLIKWGFCHKAIVTSAQEPMAVLNKTLEVNKGKEVDISISCVNIPNTEMSCILPVRDNGVVYFFSMATSFTKAALGAEGVGKDVTMIVGNGYTKDHAEITLQELRESETLRKIFEERYI; encoded by the coding sequence ATGAAAAAAGGATGCAAATACGGTTCTCACAGAGTACTTGAGCCACAAGGAGTGTTAACTCAAGCGGCTTATAAAATTGACAACAATATGGAAATATACAGCAATGAAATATTAGTAGATGTTCAATCATTAAACATAGACTCAGCAAGTTTTACGCAAATTGAAGAAGAAGCCGGTGGAAACATAGAAAAAATTAAAGCGAAAATAATGGAAATAGTAGGTGAAAGAGGAAAACAACAAAACCCTGTAACTGGTTCAGGCGGAATGTTTATAGGAACAGTTGCTAAAATAGGAGAAGATTTAAAAGATAGAGATTTAAAAGTTGGGGATAAAATAGCTTCTTTAGTTTCATTATCACTTACTCCATTGAAAATACAAGAAATATTAGATGTTAAACCAGAAATAGATAGGGTGGACATAAAGGGACAGGCAATATTATTTGAAAGTGGAATATATGCAAAACTTCCAAGTGACATGTCAGAAAACCTTGCGCTTGCAGCTTTAGATGTAGCAGGAGCACCAGCTCAAACTGCCAAATTAGTTAAACCAGGAGACAGTGTTTTAGTATTGGGAGCTGCGGGGAAATCCGGTATGCTTTGCTGCTATGAAGCTAAAAAGAGAGTTGGACCAACTGGTAATGTAATAGCATTAGTAAGAAAACAACAACAAGCTGATAATCTAATAAAATGGGGATTTTGCCATAAAGCTATAGTGACTAGTGCACAAGAACCAATGGCTGTTTTAAATAAAACATTGGAAGTCAATAAAGGAAAAGAAGTAGACATATCTATAAGTTGTGTAAATATACCAAATACTGAAATGTCTTGTATATTACCAGTTAGAGATAATGGGGTAGTTTACTTCTTCTCAATGGCTACAAGTTTTACAAAAGCGGCACTTGGAGCAGAAGGTGTAGGAAAAGACGTTACCATGATAGTAGGAAATGGATATACTAAAGATCATGCAGAGATAACATTACAAGAATTAAGAGAAAGTGAAACTTTAAGAAAAATATTTGAAGAAAGATATATCTAA
- a CDS encoding peptidoglycan DD-metalloendopeptidase family protein codes for MSKKSKNYFIICLVTVSLCLLYYNIFSDKSYDVLLNGNSIGTVQDKEAYAKVEKEINECINRRFANIEGKDQVIFKSNKKRKRLSSEESIIKNYFKYSNITVETYGVFCKENYLGALDNSTEYNIAIDKVKNKYKEILKLKDINDFKIDNLQLKKCRVPLRRVCIDGKSSREKIAGEILNNHKTINVQFTSVIEDKKDIEPSTVMKSSSEMLKGERKIQQQGEKGLKNVFSKITVKNEKIVSKKTVEEKILKSSKDKVILIGSKNPAVLGIACFSKPSRGSVSSGFGRRWGRMHNGIDIASSSGSPIYAAYEGNITFAGWQDGYGKIVIIEHGEGLETRYAHCSELLVKKGDIVKENNLIARVGSTGRSTGPHLHFEVRKNGTPVNPIEYLK; via the coding sequence TTGAGTAAAAAAAGCAAAAACTATTTTATCATATGCTTGGTCACTGTTTCTTTATGTTTATTATATTATAACATATTTAGTGACAAGTCTTATGACGTATTATTAAATGGTAATAGCATAGGTACAGTTCAAGATAAAGAAGCCTATGCTAAAGTAGAAAAGGAGATAAATGAATGTATAAATAGAAGATTTGCAAATATTGAAGGAAAGGATCAAGTGATTTTTAAAAGTAATAAGAAAAGAAAGAGGTTATCTTCTGAGGAAAGTATAATAAAGAATTACTTTAAATACAGTAATATTACTGTAGAAACTTATGGTGTATTTTGTAAAGAAAATTATTTAGGGGCATTAGATAATTCTACGGAATATAATATAGCCATAGATAAGGTTAAAAATAAATACAAGGAAATATTGAAATTAAAGGATATAAATGATTTTAAAATAGATAATTTGCAACTGAAAAAATGTAGAGTGCCTTTAAGGAGAGTTTGTATTGATGGAAAATCTTCCAGAGAAAAAATTGCTGGAGAGATTTTAAATAATCATAAGACTATAAATGTTCAGTTTACATCAGTAATAGAAGATAAAAAGGATATTGAGCCCAGTACTGTAATGAAATCCTCTAGTGAAATGCTGAAAGGGGAAAGAAAAATTCAACAACAAGGTGAAAAAGGATTAAAAAATGTATTCTCTAAAATAACTGTAAAAAATGAAAAAATAGTTAGTAAGAAAACAGTAGAGGAAAAAATTTTAAAAAGTAGTAAGGATAAAGTAATATTGATAGGTAGTAAAAATCCTGCAGTATTAGGTATAGCTTGTTTTTCAAAACCCTCTAGAGGAAGTGTAAGTTCTGGCTTTGGTAGAAGATGGGGAAGAATGCACAATGGAATAGATATTGCTTCAAGTTCAGGAAGTCCTATATATGCTGCATATGAAGGCAATATTACTTTTGCAGGATGGCAGGATGGATACGGTAAGATTGTTATAATCGAGCACGGGGAGGGGCTAGAAACGAGATACGCCCATTGTAGTGAATTGTTAGTTAAAAAAGGCGATATAGTAAAAGAAAATAATTTAATTGCACGAGTAGGGAGTACGGGAAGAAGTACTGGACCTCATTTACATTTTGAGGTTAGAAAAAATGGCACTCCTGTAAATCCAATAGAGTATTTGAAATAG
- a CDS encoding OAM dimerization domain-containing protein — protein sequence MSAGLYSTDKKDFDKTLDLTKVKPYGDTMNDGKVQLSFTLPVPDGDKAVEAAKQLVKKMGLLEPSIVHHKALDKNFTFFVAYGSCVEAIDYESIHVQSVEVDTMSMEEVDKYVREHIKRKIVILGASTGTDAHTVGIDAVMNMKGYAGHYGLERYQMIEAYNLGSQVENEDFIKKAIEVKADVLLVSQTVTQKNIHIQNLTNLVELLEAEGLRDKIVLICGGPRITHELAKELGYDAGFGPGKYADDVATFAVTDIVERGLI from the coding sequence ATGAGTGCGGGATTATATTCAACAGATAAAAAGGATTTCGATAAAACATTGGATCTAACTAAGGTTAAGCCTTATGGAGATACCATGAACGATGGTAAAGTACAATTAAGCTTTACTTTACCGGTGCCTGATGGAGATAAAGCTGTAGAAGCAGCAAAACAATTGGTTAAAAAAATGGGTTTGTTAGAGCCATCTATAGTACATCATAAGGCTCTAGACAAAAACTTCACTTTTTTTGTAGCTTATGGAAGCTGTGTTGAAGCTATAGATTATGAATCTATTCATGTTCAATCAGTGGAAGTTGATACAATGTCCATGGAAGAAGTAGATAAGTATGTAAGAGAGCATATAAAGAGGAAGATAGTAATATTAGGTGCTAGTACTGGCACAGACGCTCATACCGTTGGAATAGATGCAGTAATGAACATGAAAGGTTATGCAGGACATTACGGACTTGAAAGATATCAGATGATAGAAGCGTATAATCTAGGAAGCCAAGTGGAAAATGAAGACTTCATAAAGAAAGCGATAGAAGTAAAAGCAGATGTACTTTTGGTATCTCAAACAGTAACGCAGAAGAATATACACATTCAAAACTTAACAAATCTTGTAGAACTTTTAGAGGCAGAGGGTTTAAGAGATAAGATAGTTTTGATATGTGGAGGGCCAAGAATAACTCATGAATTAGCTAAAGAATTAGGATATGATGCTGGCTTTGGACCAGGAAAATATGCGGATGATGTAGCTACTTTTGCGGTGACGGATATAGTGGAGAGAGGACTTATTTAG
- a CDS encoding DegV family protein — MSVIIMTDSSCDLPLSYIEENKVPFVSLTCHFNKCDYKDDFGKTFTYRQFYDGLRNGEMPTTSQVNIYQFTEVFTKLVKGNKSIIYIGMSSGISGTVNSASMARESVLEEYKDADITIIDSKSACIGQGILVYNAVEMMKKGCSKEEIIKWIEGNKLNINHWFMVGTLKHLRYGGRISATAATIGTLMKINPIIFINNEGKLVNVTNVRGRKKAIKYLLEKFKERIVESGDQRIMISHGDCLEDALYLEKSVKEEFGVKETMINFVGPVIASHTGPDMLSLCFIGKGREI; from the coding sequence ATGAGCGTTATAATAATGACTGATTCAAGTTGTGATTTACCTTTATCATATATTGAAGAAAATAAAGTTCCCTTTGTAAGTCTAACTTGTCATTTCAATAAATGTGACTATAAAGATGATTTTGGAAAAACCTTTACTTATAGACAATTTTATGATGGATTAAGAAATGGAGAAATGCCAACTACTTCTCAAGTGAATATATACCAGTTTACTGAAGTTTTTACTAAGCTTGTTAAGGGAAATAAGTCCATTATATATATAGGCATGTCTTCTGGTATAAGTGGTACTGTAAACAGTGCTAGTATGGCTAGAGAAAGTGTACTGGAAGAATACAAGGATGCAGATATTACTATAATAGATAGTAAAAGTGCGTGTATAGGCCAAGGCATATTGGTATATAATGCAGTAGAAATGATGAAAAAAGGGTGCTCAAAGGAAGAAATAATAAAGTGGATTGAAGGTAATAAATTAAATATAAATCATTGGTTTATGGTAGGAACTTTGAAGCATTTAAGGTATGGGGGAAGGATATCTGCTACTGCTGCTACCATAGGTACATTAATGAAAATAAATCCAATTATATTTATAAACAATGAAGGAAAGCTTGTAAATGTTACAAATGTACGGGGAAGAAAGAAGGCTATAAAGTACCTTTTAGAGAAGTTTAAAGAAAGGATTGTAGAATCTGGAGATCAGCGAATTATGATAAGTCATGGAGATTGCTTAGAGGATGCACTATATTTAGAGAAGTCAGTTAAAGAAGAGTTTGGTGTTAAAGAAACTATGATAAATTTTGTAGGTCCAGTTATAGCCTCTCATACAGGGCCGGACATGCTATCTTTATGTTTTATAGGAAAAGGTAGAGAAATTTAG
- a CDS encoding 3-keto-5-aminohexanoate cleavage protein: MEKLIITAAICGAEVTKEHNPAVPYTVQEIGDEAEKAYKAGASIIHLHVREDDGTPTQSKERFKACIDEIKKRCPDVIIQPSTGGAVGMTNAERLQPTELNPEMATLDCGTCNFGGDDIFVNTENTIKEFGEKMIALGIKPEVEVFDKGMIDMAKRLCKKGYIKTPMHFNFVMGVNGGISAEPRDLVFMAGSIPEGSTFTVSGIGRNQFPMAVMAILMGGHVRVGYEDNIYLSKGVLAKSNAELVEKAVRLAKEFGREIATPDEAREILGLKK; encoded by the coding sequence TTGGAAAAACTTATAATAACGGCAGCTATATGTGGAGCAGAAGTTACTAAGGAACACAATCCTGCAGTACCTTACACTGTGCAGGAAATAGGAGATGAAGCAGAAAAGGCTTATAAAGCAGGAGCAAGTATAATCCATTTACATGTCAGAGAAGATGATGGCACACCAACACAATCAAAAGAAAGATTTAAGGCATGCATAGATGAAATTAAGAAAAGATGTCCAGATGTAATTATACAACCATCTACTGGAGGAGCTGTAGGCATGACAAATGCTGAAAGACTTCAACCTACAGAGTTAAATCCCGAAATGGCTACATTAGATTGCGGTACATGTAATTTTGGGGGAGATGATATATTTGTAAATACTGAAAATACAATAAAAGAATTTGGCGAAAAAATGATAGCTCTAGGAATAAAACCAGAGGTAGAAGTTTTCGACAAAGGTATGATAGATATGGCTAAAAGACTTTGTAAAAAGGGATATATAAAGACTCCAATGCATTTTAATTTTGTTATGGGTGTTAATGGAGGCATAAGTGCAGAGCCTAGAGATCTCGTATTTATGGCAGGCAGTATACCAGAAGGTTCCACATTCACAGTATCTGGTATAGGGAGAAATCAATTCCCAATGGCAGTGATGGCTATACTAATGGGTGGCCACGTAAGAGTTGGATATGAAGATAATATTTATTTATCAAAGGGAGTACTTGCTAAATCTAATGCAGAGCTTGTAGAAAAAGCTGTCAGACTTGCAAAAGAGTTTGGAAGAGAAATAGCTACACCAGATGAAGCAAGAGAAATATTAGGATTAAAAAAATAA